In Triticum aestivum cultivar Chinese Spring chromosome 5B, IWGSC CS RefSeq v2.1, whole genome shotgun sequence, the following proteins share a genomic window:
- the LOC123111340 gene encoding uncharacterized protein: protein MASTNGYGNVTGGGLPTHTATSKPPVDDPRHQKQRLRRRRGCLCCACLAVTLVLVAVVLLILFLTVLRVRDPTTRLVSTRLIGVAPRLTFPALNIQLNVTLLLTVSVHNPNPASFSFPSGGHTDLTYRGAHVGDAEIDPGRVPSKGDGDVQLALTLQADRFAGDLAQLVADVEAGSLPLEASTRIPGRVAVFGVFKRHAVAYSDCSFVFGVAEMGVRSQECRDHTKL, encoded by the coding sequence ATGGCGTCCACCAACGGCTACGGCAACGTCACCGGCGGCGGCCTCCCCACCCACACCGCCACCTCCAAGCCGCCCGTCGACGACCCGCGCCACCAGAAGCagcgcctgcgccgccgccgcggctgccTCTGCTGCGCGTGCCTCGCCGTCACCCtcgtcctcgtcgccgtcgtcctcctgatCCTCTTCCTCACCGTGCTCCGCGTCCGGGACCCGACCACGCGGCTCGTCTCCACGCGCCTCATCGGCGTCGCCCCGCGCCTCACCTTCCCGGCGCTCAACATCCAGCTCAACGTCACCCTCCTCCTCACGGTGTCCGTGCACAACCCCAACCCGgcctccttctccttcccctcgGGCGGCCACACCGACCTCACCTACCGCGGCGCCCACGTCGGCGACGCCGAGATCGACCCCGGCCGCGTCCCCAGCAAGGGGGACGGGGACGTGCAGCTGGCGCTGACGCTGCAGGCGGACCGGTTCGCCGGGGACCTGGCGCAGCTGGTCGCCGACGTGGAGGCCGGGTCGCTGCCGCTGGAGGCCAGCACCAGGATCCCCGGGCGGGTGGCGGTGTTCGGCGTGTTCAAGCGCCACGCCGTCGCCTACTCCGACTGCAGCTTCGTCTTCGGCGTCGCGGAGATGGGCGTCCGCAGCCAGGAGTGCCGCGACCACACCAAGCTCTGA